One region of Sulfurisphaera ohwakuensis genomic DNA includes:
- a CDS encoding METTL5 family protein, which yields MTPSYLASEIIWAAYLRGDIENKVVADLGCGTGKLCYGISILGGYCLCIDIDIESLKIAKEFFEEKELNVDVINADINYLQIKADTVIQNPPFGVVNKGADLLFLSKALDISKTVYSIHKFNEKSRELIYRLGNEKGFNVTILTQKFKMNAYYPWHKKRIHQFLVDIYLFSKSN from the coding sequence ATGACACCTTCTTATTTAGCCTCTGAGATAATTTGGGCAGCATATTTACGAGGAGATATAGAAAATAAAGTAGTTGCAGATCTGGGATGTGGTACCGGTAAATTATGTTATGGTATTTCTATTTTGGGTGGTTATTGTTTATGTATAGACATTGATATAGAAAGCCTAAAGATAGCAAAAGAATTCTTTGAAGAGAAGGAGCTTAACGTGGACGTAATAAACGCCGATATAAACTACTTGCAAATTAAAGCAGATACAGTTATACAGAACCCTCCCTTTGGAGTAGTAAATAAAGGAGCTGACTTATTATTTCTATCTAAAGCATTAGATATTTCCAAAACAGTATATAGCATACATAAATTTAATGAAAAATCAAGAGAACTTATATATAGATTAGGGAATGAGAAAGGATTTAATGTTACCATCTTAACGCAAAAGTTCAAAATGAACGCGTATTATCCATGGCATAAGAAAAGAATTCATCAATTTCTAGTTGATATATATTTATTTTCTAAATCCAATTAA
- a CDS encoding ArsR/SmtB family transcription factor produces MSIIKIEELFELPGWDTRRRILEILESGQKNAYEIAKLLNLNYSTVRYHLDLLQKFGLVNVKKGKKYYYELTKNAKILLDNYEEETKKRDST; encoded by the coding sequence ATGAGTATAATAAAAATTGAAGAACTTTTTGAGTTGCCTGGTTGGGATACAAGGAGAAGAATATTAGAGATACTAGAGAGTGGACAGAAAAACGCATACGAAATAGCTAAATTACTAAACCTAAATTATTCAACAGTCAGGTATCATTTAGATCTTTTGCAGAAATTTGGACTAGTAAATGTAAAGAAAGGTAAAAAATATTATTATGAGTTAACTAAAAATGCCAAAATACTCTTAGATAACTATGAAGAAGAGACAAAGAAGAGGGATAGTACTTAA
- a CDS encoding nitrilase-related carbon-nitrogen hydrolase, giving the protein MGLKVELAQIRPKLGDVKYNLEKHQEIISSSSADCIIFPELSLTGYILRDLVYEVYNESEKAIEKLSEENKCIVAGLVKEIRPGILRNTAAIIINHQINYIYKFYLPTYGLFEERRYFQPGDPKRDLKIFEYKGVKFGVIICEDAWHYEPIEALALLGADSIFIPAASPMRRLSTRLGIQDNWEALLKAHSIINGIWTIFVNNVGSQEEEFFWGGSMVVSPNGEVINRAKLFEEDIIITEINLDEVRKNRFFSSFREHNRDFHDVLRSL; this is encoded by the coding sequence ATGGGGTTAAAAGTAGAATTAGCTCAAATAAGACCAAAACTTGGAGATGTAAAATATAATTTAGAGAAACATCAAGAAATAATATCTTCATCTTCTGCAGATTGTATAATTTTCCCAGAGCTTTCCTTAACTGGATATATATTAAGGGATTTAGTGTACGAAGTGTATAATGAAAGTGAGAAAGCAATAGAAAAATTATCAGAAGAAAATAAATGTATAGTAGCTGGACTAGTTAAAGAAATAAGGCCTGGCATACTTAGAAATACGGCTGCTATAATAATTAATCATCAAATTAATTATATATATAAATTCTATTTACCTACATATGGTTTATTTGAAGAAAGAAGATATTTTCAACCTGGAGATCCAAAAAGAGATCTAAAAATATTTGAGTACAAAGGAGTAAAATTTGGAGTAATTATCTGTGAAGATGCATGGCATTATGAACCAATAGAGGCACTCGCTTTACTAGGTGCTGATAGCATATTTATTCCAGCAGCATCACCAATGAGAAGACTAAGTACTAGGCTAGGTATACAAGATAATTGGGAAGCCTTACTAAAGGCTCATTCTATAATTAATGGTATTTGGACAATTTTCGTAAATAATGTAGGAAGTCAGGAGGAGGAATTCTTTTGGGGAGGATCTATGGTTGTATCTCCTAATGGAGAGGTAATAAATAGGGCCAAATTATTTGAAGAAGATATAATAATTACTGAAATAAATCTCGATGAAGTTAGGAAAAATAGATTTTTCAGTAGTTTCAGAGAGCATAATAGAGATTTTCACGATGTATTAAGGAGCCTCTAA
- a CDS encoding chlorite dismutase family protein, with protein sequence MTVSMFKFSKEWWKSGREERKQILSRLNEVEKEFSNKLVSLKRFISLRYDGDIIYWTCDYNTTPLNDFRYSLLSVSNSYLEEKVSFFSVFKPSPYTMGGNKDLSSFLKIPPLKYFVAYPMKKSPEWYLLPFEERRDIMAEHINIAKNHPDNEGIRSYTTYSFGIGDYEFVVIYEIPDLYKWTNVVEKLREAKARKWITLEEPILVGELGDLDIFVK encoded by the coding sequence ATGACCGTTAGCATGTTTAAGTTTTCTAAAGAATGGTGGAAATCTGGCAGAGAAGAAAGAAAACAAATACTATCTAGATTGAATGAAGTGGAAAAAGAGTTCTCAAATAAATTAGTTTCACTGAAGAGATTTATTTCTCTTAGATATGATGGAGATATAATTTATTGGACATGTGACTATAATACTACTCCACTAAACGATTTTAGATATTCGCTTCTTTCAGTTTCAAACTCATACTTAGAAGAAAAAGTATCTTTCTTCTCTGTTTTTAAACCTTCTCCTTATACTATGGGTGGAAATAAGGATTTATCCTCATTCCTAAAGATTCCACCTTTAAAATATTTTGTAGCTTATCCCATGAAGAAATCTCCGGAATGGTATTTATTGCCTTTTGAGGAAAGACGTGATATTATGGCTGAACACATTAATATTGCAAAAAATCATCCAGATAATGAAGGCATTAGATCATATACTACTTATTCCTTCGGTATAGGAGATTATGAATTTGTAGTAATTTATGAAATCCCTGATCTTTATAAGTGGACAAATGTCGTTGAAAAATTGAGAGAGGCAAAAGCTAGGAAGTGGATTACATTAGAGGAACCTATATTAGTTGGTGAGTTAGGAGATCTTGATATTTTTGTGAAATAA
- a CDS encoding phosphoglycolate phosphatase, with amino-acid sequence MVLSDFDRTLSDEKDNFIIKQEVVEVVNKFSAKFLFFVVTGRERKYMDILAKGLFPTGWIIENGGIIILRDKEIKLADEKWYEIRKNLAKILDKNGIKYSLGEVIIYVNSAIDYKDKLDKINEAKIEWNRSDAMIMPKSVSKGEAVKILKSILNFEGVTIAIGDSQNDISLFSVADIKVAVANALPEIKAISDIVLDKEDGIGVMRFLEKILNDGSYLEKLIGFRK; translated from the coding sequence ATGGTTCTATCGGATTTTGATAGAACTTTATCAGATGAAAAAGATAATTTTATAATTAAACAAGAAGTGGTAGAAGTTGTTAATAAATTCTCAGCAAAATTTCTCTTTTTTGTAGTTACTGGCAGGGAGAGAAAATATATGGATATTTTAGCTAAAGGATTATTTCCAACTGGTTGGATAATAGAAAATGGTGGCATTATAATACTTAGGGATAAAGAAATCAAATTAGCAGATGAAAAATGGTATGAAATAAGAAAAAATCTAGCTAAAATACTAGATAAAAATGGTATAAAATACTCTTTAGGAGAGGTTATAATATATGTAAATTCTGCAATTGATTATAAAGATAAATTAGATAAAATAAATGAGGCAAAAATAGAGTGGAATAGGAGTGATGCAATGATTATGCCTAAAAGTGTAAGTAAAGGAGAAGCTGTAAAAATTCTAAAAAGTATATTAAATTTTGAGGGAGTTACGATAGCAATAGGAGATAGTCAAAATGATATTTCATTATTTAGTGTTGCAGATATTAAAGTAGCCGTAGCTAATGCTTTGCCAGAAATAAAGGCAATATCTGATATTGTTCTAGATAAAGAGGATGGAATAGGAGTAATGCGTTTTTTGGAAAAAATATTAAATGATGGCTCATATTTAGAAAAATTAATTGGATTTAGAAAATAA
- a CDS encoding HIT family protein, which yields MCTFCSIINRELEGYFVYEDDKFAAILDKYPVSLGHTLVIPKKHFENYLEADEDTLAELAKVVKLVSLGIKDAVKADGLRLLTNIGKSAGQVIFHLHVHIIPTWEGDYPDIFKSFKPRKEQEKEYYELLQKIIRESIENLKRKIGDYKWG from the coding sequence ATGTGTACGTTTTGTAGCATTATAAATAGAGAATTGGAAGGTTACTTTGTTTATGAAGATGACAAATTTGCAGCAATATTAGATAAATATCCAGTATCCTTGGGACATACTCTTGTGATTCCTAAAAAGCATTTTGAGAACTATTTAGAGGCAGATGAGGATACGTTAGCGGAACTAGCTAAGGTTGTAAAACTTGTCTCACTTGGTATAAAGGATGCTGTCAAGGCTGATGGGTTAAGATTATTAACTAATATAGGTAAAAGTGCGGGTCAAGTTATTTTTCACCTTCATGTCCATATAATCCCAACTTGGGAAGGAGATTATCCAGATATTTTTAAAAGTTTTAAGCCAAGAAAGGAGCAAGAAAAAGAATATTATGAATTATTACAAAAAATTATTAGGGAGTCTATTGAAAATTTAAAAAGAAAAATTGGTGATTATAAGTGGGGTTAA
- a CDS encoding NTPase has translation MQTRLRVYITGEPGVGKTTIFLKVIDKLKLQGYSISGFYCPEVREKGQRIGFKIKSLDNEVEDWLASIYARSSIKIGKYYITINENIINKIKEKISKSEIIGIDEIGPMELSVPKLKEIIDYVLKEKPIVVAVVHRKISFKDGKTFIVTYENRSRLDNEIFNYIISLIQ, from the coding sequence TTGCAAACGCGGTTAAGAGTATACATAACAGGTGAGCCCGGAGTAGGAAAAACGACAATTTTTCTTAAAGTAATTGATAAACTCAAATTACAAGGATACTCTATCTCAGGCTTTTATTGTCCAGAAGTGAGAGAAAAAGGACAAAGAATAGGTTTCAAAATAAAAAGCCTAGATAATGAAGTAGAAGATTGGTTAGCTAGTATTTATGCAAGAAGTAGTATTAAAATTGGTAAATATTATATTACTATAAATGAAAATATAATAAATAAAATTAAGGAAAAAATTTCTAAATCTGAAATAATAGGAATTGATGAAATAGGCCCAATGGAGCTTTCGGTACCTAAGCTTAAAGAGATAATAGACTACGTATTGAAGGAAAAACCTATAGTCGTAGCAGTAGTCCATAGGAAGATTTCATTTAAAGATGGAAAAACATTTATAGTTACTTATGAAAATAGAAGTAGACTAGACAATGAAATATTTAACTATATAATATCCTTGATACAATAA
- a CDS encoding NUDIX hydrolase: MRIFSSQKFDVIIDKFQLPNGKEIEKAYVKHRGSVVIVPFIDKEKIIMIKQYRPIIGKWLIELPAGTVEEKENEEETARRELEEEIGYKPNFMTKIFSFYVSPGVTTEIMHVYIARDLVKTSQKLEEYEVIEPFEIKFDDAVKMVLDGKIEDGKTMLSLLLISQKYQDLLTHQLI, from the coding sequence ATGAGAATTTTCTCCTCCCAAAAGTTTGATGTCATTATAGATAAATTCCAATTACCCAATGGAAAAGAAATAGAAAAAGCATATGTTAAACATAGGGGATCAGTAGTCATAGTACCATTTATTGATAAAGAAAAAATTATAATGATTAAGCAATACAGACCAATTATAGGAAAATGGTTAATAGAATTACCAGCGGGAACAGTTGAGGAAAAAGAAAATGAAGAAGAAACAGCAAGGAGAGAATTAGAAGAAGAAATTGGTTACAAACCCAATTTTATGACTAAGATATTTTCCTTCTATGTATCACCTGGAGTAACTACAGAAATTATGCATGTTTATATAGCTAGAGATTTAGTAAAAACTTCTCAGAAACTAGAAGAATATGAAGTTATCGAACCCTTCGAAATAAAATTTGATGATGCAGTAAAAATGGTATTGGATGGAAAAATCGAGGATGGAAAAACAATGTTATCATTACTTCTTATTTCACAAAAATATCAAGATCTCCTAACTCACCAACTAATATAG
- a CDS encoding FAD-binding and (Fe-S)-binding domain-containing protein has product MGLREELEARFGNNFSDSLVERLSHSADMGFVPQLVWAGIKINIIPDYVIYPTSVEDVIDAVKIALKYKVPITPYGRGTNRYGNALTTEGGILLDFSKMDKVEIDESNMVAITEPGATWKLVDLAAQNKGLQLRTFPSSYDSTVGGGIAGDALGIGSYEYGFISDNISFVDMINPKGELVHLEGGNLALVAGAEGTTGIIVKAGIRLRKYSPTEALVLSFNSFDDAIKAIGEFYREVIPAWHVQVRGPTISSYIAQKFNAKLSPGKWNMIILYPSLRSSLVEPKLYRIAQAFSAEVYEGEWTGWWSFNHGVVAALRTKGLLIHQHGLIHYTKINDLVKELEGTLGRLGELSPNSGFDLDIDLEKREVLLVNAFTEVSLKPNDKKLIYDLAKNTLMMDSFVKVGGSLLSIGMFGHKYSRNRLSAMGKTFQQLGIDRYEVIKKYKEEMDPEELFNPGKVFDPKKRGKVVFEIVRRQQEALQFRFGIGFVKAVVPGGEVSGYSAVKRFLDIFTDYSLECIDCAMCVTVCPQFRLIPQVPYAPKGMFDFVKGAISYHHLYGSVDIPDSAIAEISGCHKCGLCDGVCPAKIPISSLLVKLNSIVAKKVPEEPPVKIPLTQDPEVASIVDNNSDIAIWVGKYLVDNPTVAIAALKILKALGLKVKLVGTEYDSGFMSYISGGEKLQQKIKSNEEILSNSLEVITIAPEDYKVLSEVYRDYANMLGLKVTYEVSPIDIRVLKSIQIDGKGEEIYLHVACFSSSYANDVIRRLSDMGFRVRKVEGCSGAVLEKNIGKRADMMARALGSKYPTLITLCPLAAAKFRESGVNAKTLIEFIAEKLRINIPTEVKVSKIELSSAERNSLQATVLNSIVNALTKRVNLIADTVTFTTSGVDEYKKIIEPLVKEALEDASNSINNYVSSIVEEKKKNGMKYEDLIAYLSSLTKELNAVISSIQFDSIADGIVEQVKRQSTEEFDASVLKSSLVFLIRDNEQLLKEKSIKMLNVS; this is encoded by the coding sequence GTGGGGTTAAGAGAAGAATTAGAAGCTAGATTTGGAAATAACTTTTCTGATAGTTTAGTTGAAAGACTTTCTCATTCAGCAGATATGGGCTTTGTACCACAATTGGTCTGGGCTGGTATAAAGATAAATATTATCCCAGATTATGTGATTTATCCAACTTCAGTCGAGGATGTAATAGATGCTGTTAAGATAGCTTTGAAATATAAAGTTCCTATTACTCCTTATGGCAGGGGCACTAATAGATATGGTAATGCACTAACTACGGAAGGCGGAATATTACTTGATTTCTCTAAAATGGATAAGGTTGAAATTGATGAATCAAATATGGTTGCTATAACTGAGCCTGGTGCCACATGGAAGCTTGTTGATTTAGCGGCTCAAAATAAAGGTTTACAGCTGAGGACTTTCCCATCGTCATACGATTCTACAGTAGGAGGAGGAATTGCTGGTGATGCGTTAGGTATTGGTTCTTATGAGTACGGTTTTATTTCAGATAACATAAGCTTTGTCGATATGATTAACCCTAAGGGGGAATTAGTCCATCTAGAAGGGGGTAATTTAGCTCTTGTTGCTGGTGCTGAAGGAACTACTGGAATTATTGTAAAAGCTGGAATTAGATTAAGAAAGTACTCTCCTACCGAGGCTTTAGTGCTTTCCTTTAATTCATTTGATGATGCTATAAAAGCAATTGGTGAGTTTTACAGAGAAGTTATTCCAGCATGGCATGTGCAAGTAAGAGGTCCAACAATCTCATCTTATATAGCTCAGAAATTTAATGCAAAACTTTCGCCAGGAAAATGGAATATGATTATATTATATCCATCCTTACGTTCTTCCCTTGTAGAACCTAAATTATATAGGATAGCTCAAGCTTTTAGTGCAGAAGTGTATGAGGGGGAATGGACTGGTTGGTGGTCTTTTAACCACGGTGTAGTTGCTGCGTTAAGAACTAAAGGATTACTAATTCATCAGCACGGTCTTATTCATTATACTAAAATAAACGATTTGGTTAAAGAATTAGAAGGTACTTTAGGTAGGTTAGGAGAATTGTCTCCTAATTCTGGGTTTGATCTGGATATAGATTTAGAAAAGAGAGAGGTATTACTAGTTAACGCATTCACTGAAGTTTCTCTTAAACCTAATGATAAGAAGTTAATTTATGATTTAGCAAAGAATACGTTGATGATGGATTCTTTCGTAAAAGTCGGAGGTTCTTTATTATCAATAGGAATGTTTGGACATAAATATTCTAGAAATAGACTTTCAGCTATGGGTAAGACGTTCCAACAATTAGGTATTGATAGATATGAAGTTATTAAGAAATACAAAGAAGAGATGGATCCTGAAGAATTATTTAACCCAGGAAAAGTATTTGATCCTAAGAAAAGAGGTAAAGTAGTTTTTGAAATAGTAAGAAGACAACAAGAAGCGTTACAATTTAGGTTTGGAATTGGTTTTGTAAAGGCTGTAGTTCCAGGAGGGGAAGTGAGTGGGTATTCTGCTGTAAAGAGGTTTTTAGATATTTTCACTGATTACTCTTTAGAATGTATTGACTGTGCTATGTGTGTAACGGTATGCCCACAATTTAGACTAATTCCTCAAGTTCCTTATGCTCCTAAAGGAATGTTTGATTTCGTAAAAGGTGCAATCTCATATCATCATCTTTATGGTAGTGTCGATATTCCAGATTCAGCTATAGCTGAAATTTCTGGATGTCATAAATGTGGTCTATGTGATGGTGTATGCCCAGCTAAGATCCCAATCTCTTCATTATTAGTCAAATTAAATAGTATCGTAGCTAAAAAAGTACCAGAAGAACCACCAGTTAAAATTCCATTAACGCAAGATCCAGAAGTAGCTAGTATCGTAGATAACAATAGTGATATTGCAATATGGGTAGGGAAATATTTAGTAGATAATCCTACAGTAGCAATCGCTGCTTTAAAAATACTGAAAGCTCTTGGTTTAAAAGTAAAATTAGTTGGTACAGAATACGATAGTGGATTTATGAGCTATATAAGTGGTGGTGAAAAACTTCAGCAGAAAATAAAAAGTAATGAAGAAATATTAAGTAACTCATTAGAGGTCATAACAATAGCTCCAGAAGATTACAAAGTGCTGTCAGAAGTTTATAGGGATTATGCAAATATGTTAGGATTAAAAGTTACTTACGAGGTATCACCAATTGACATCAGAGTATTAAAGTCTATTCAGATAGACGGAAAAGGTGAAGAAATATACTTACATGTCGCATGTTTCTCGTCTTCATACGCTAATGATGTTATAAGAAGGCTTAGCGATATGGGGTTTAGAGTTAGAAAAGTTGAAGGCTGTTCCGGAGCAGTTTTAGAGAAAAACATTGGTAAAAGAGCAGATATGATGGCAAGGGCTTTAGGTTCTAAGTACCCAACGCTAATAACTCTTTGCCCCTTAGCAGCAGCTAAATTCAGAGAAAGTGGAGTTAATGCTAAAACTTTAATAGAATTCATCGCAGAAAAATTAAGGATAAATATACCTACTGAGGTTAAGGTTAGTAAGATTGAGTTATCTTCAGCTGAGAGAAATTCGCTTCAAGCGACAGTATTGAACTCTATAGTTAATGCTCTAACTAAACGTGTTAATTTAATTGCAGATACAGTCACTTTTACAACAAGTGGTGTTGATGAATATAAGAAAATCATAGAACCATTAGTTAAGGAGGCATTAGAAGATGCATCTAACTCTATTAACAATTATGTTTCTTCCATAGTCGAGGAGAAAAAGAAGAATGGAATGAAATACGAAGATTTAATTGCATATTTAAGTAGTTTAACTAAAGAACTAAATGCAGTTATATCATCGATTCAATTTGATTCTATAGCAGATGGAATAGTTGAACAAGTAAAAAGGCAGAGTACAGAAGAGTTTGATGCCTCAGTATTAAAATCCTCGTTAGTATTCTTAATAAGAGATAATGAGCAGTTACTAAAGGAAAAAAGTATAAAGATGTTAAATGTTTCTTAA
- a CDS encoding deoxyribonuclease IV — MPKIYLGPAGVPHSAKKRNTIEGIKTVKELGLNAMEVEFVQGVKMSPESAEEAGKVALELGVRLSVHAPYFINLCSEDKEKVEASKKRILDTADRAERMNADAIAIHIAFYGKKSPDECYQIVKAELGEVVDTARSMGIKNVKFGVETMAKETAFGTLDEVISISKEIKGVIPYIDWAHTFARQGGQIDYGEIIDRLVRELNLSHINSHFESLVFRNGKYIDEHLPIDNNTPPFEPLAKEIMKRDISITLICESPELERDALKMKKVLEDLGYKF, encoded by the coding sequence GTGCCTAAGATTTATCTAGGTCCAGCCGGAGTTCCTCATTCAGCTAAAAAGAGGAATACTATTGAGGGTATTAAGACAGTAAAAGAATTAGGTCTTAATGCTATGGAAGTCGAATTTGTTCAAGGAGTAAAAATGAGTCCAGAGAGTGCTGAAGAAGCTGGTAAAGTAGCATTGGAACTAGGTGTGAGGCTTTCTGTGCATGCTCCTTATTTTATAAATTTATGTTCTGAAGATAAAGAAAAAGTTGAAGCCTCGAAAAAAAGGATTCTTGATACTGCAGATAGAGCAGAAAGAATGAATGCTGATGCGATTGCTATTCATATTGCTTTTTATGGTAAAAAGAGCCCAGATGAATGTTATCAAATAGTAAAAGCTGAGTTGGGTGAGGTCGTCGATACTGCTAGGTCAATGGGAATTAAAAATGTTAAATTCGGTGTAGAAACTATGGCTAAAGAAACTGCCTTTGGTACGTTAGATGAGGTAATTTCAATTTCTAAGGAGATCAAAGGTGTTATACCATATATTGATTGGGCTCATACGTTTGCAAGACAAGGTGGCCAAATAGATTACGGGGAAATAATTGATAGACTTGTAAGAGAGCTAAATTTATCCCATATAAATTCTCACTTTGAATCTTTAGTATTTCGAAACGGCAAATATATAGATGAGCACTTACCAATAGATAATAATACACCGCCTTTTGAACCACTAGCAAAAGAAATTATGAAGAGAGATATATCAATAACTCTCATTTGTGAGAGCCCAGAATTAGAAAGAGATGCCTTAAAAATGAAGAAAGTATTAGAAGATCTGGGGTATAAATTTTGA
- a CDS encoding BtpA/SgcQ family protein produces MKLIGVVHLPPLPGSFFYKGEFEEIVDFAINESKKLEVGGFDAVILENFNDKPFRKKVRVETAIAMSIIAREVKKSTSLLVGINLLRNSAYEAASIASLTGDFIRVNALCETISSPEGIIEPASVEVQEALYYTKRKISILADINVKHASPLHQMNLESLLLDCKERGFADYIIVTGERTGKEPNPEVVKMIKNISPLPVCVGSGITPNNIRDYKVDCFIIGTYLKDTDGKIRVERVKEIANAVKSIHNR; encoded by the coding sequence ATGAAGCTAATAGGAGTTGTTCATTTACCACCATTACCTGGATCGTTTTTCTACAAAGGCGAATTTGAGGAAATAGTAGACTTTGCAATAAATGAGTCAAAGAAACTTGAAGTAGGGGGATTTGATGCAGTAATATTAGAAAATTTTAATGATAAACCATTTAGAAAAAAAGTAAGAGTTGAGACAGCAATCGCTATGAGTATAATAGCTAGAGAGGTAAAAAAATCTACCAGTTTACTCGTGGGTATAAATCTTTTACGCAATTCCGCTTATGAAGCAGCAAGTATTGCGAGTTTAACTGGAGATTTTATAAGAGTTAATGCATTATGCGAAACAATATCTTCCCCTGAAGGGATAATTGAACCAGCGTCAGTAGAAGTTCAAGAGGCACTCTACTATACAAAGAGGAAAATCTCTATCTTAGCTGACATAAATGTAAAACATGCTAGCCCTTTACATCAAATGAACTTAGAAAGCTTACTATTGGATTGTAAAGAAAGAGGATTTGCTGACTATATAATCGTAACTGGGGAAAGAACAGGCAAAGAACCAAACCCAGAAGTTGTAAAAATGATAAAGAATATCTCTCCACTGCCAGTATGTGTAGGAAGTGGAATAACCCCAAATAATATTAGAGATTACAAAGTGGACTGTTTTATAATTGGGACATATTTAAAGGACACTGATGGTAAAATAAGGGTAGAAAGAGTGAAAGAAATTGCAAACGCGGTTAAGAGTATACATAACAGGTGA
- a CDS encoding 4a-hydroxytetrahydrobiopterin dehydratase: MKKLTEKEISEELNKMKGWSLKGNVIEKTFLFHDFKEAVNFLNKVQPIADSMNHHPDVCIYYNKVIVQLTTHDAGGITDLDVELAKKIDELLT; encoded by the coding sequence ATGAAAAAGTTAACAGAAAAAGAGATAAGCGAAGAACTTAACAAAATGAAAGGCTGGAGTTTAAAGGGAAATGTGATAGAAAAAACTTTTTTATTTCATGATTTTAAAGAAGCAGTTAATTTTCTAAATAAAGTACAGCCAATTGCAGATAGCATGAATCATCATCCTGATGTATGTATCTACTATAACAAAGTTATAGTTCAATTAACTACCCACGATGCTGGTGGTATTACTGATCTCGATGTAGAGTTAGCTAAAAAAATAGATGAACTTCTCACATAA
- a CDS encoding NAD+ synthase encodes MPEYVRKKLTLDFGQVTDYIVRRIREYIEESKKEGGIIGLSGGIDSSVTTILLSRATNNFYILLMPTSSTPQKDIEDAMKIIKIVNGENKYSYINIDEIINEFSSIVNTSDKIVIGNIKARVRMTLLYAFAQKMNYLVIGTGDKSEIMLGYFTKYGDGGVDVLPIGDLYKTQVRMLGNYLGVPEEIVKKPPSPALWEGQTAEGEIGLDYETIDSILYLKFEEMREPEEIAEMTKTSYDKVIKIINMVKTSQHKRLPPEIFRLSGRAINSDWRYPRQWG; translated from the coding sequence ATGCCAGAATATGTAAGAAAAAAACTTACCTTAGACTTTGGCCAAGTTACTGATTACATAGTTAGAAGAATAAGAGAATACATAGAAGAGAGTAAAAAAGAAGGAGGGATAATAGGCTTAAGTGGTGGAATTGATTCTTCAGTAACAACAATACTCTTATCAAGAGCTACCAATAACTTCTACATCCTATTAATGCCTACTTCGTCTACACCTCAAAAAGACATTGAAGATGCCATGAAAATAATTAAAATAGTGAATGGTGAAAATAAATATAGTTATATAAACATTGATGAGATTATTAATGAGTTCTCCTCTATTGTCAATACATCCGATAAAATAGTAATAGGAAATATAAAAGCTAGGGTTAGAATGACACTATTATATGCGTTTGCTCAAAAAATGAACTATCTAGTAATAGGAACGGGAGATAAAAGTGAAATAATGCTTGGTTATTTTACTAAATATGGTGATGGAGGAGTAGATGTATTACCAATTGGAGACTTATATAAAACACAAGTTAGAATGCTAGGTAATTATTTAGGAGTACCAGAAGAAATAGTTAAAAAACCACCTTCTCCAGCATTATGGGAGGGACAAACTGCTGAAGGGGAAATTGGTTTAGATTATGAAACTATAGATTCGATACTTTACCTTAAGTTTGAGGAAATGAGAGAACCAGAAGAAATAGCCGAAATGACTAAGACTAGTTATGATAAAGTAATAAAAATTATAAATATGGTGAAAACATCACAACATAAAAGACTCCCACCAGAGATTTTCAGATTAAGCGGAAGGGCAATTAACTCTGACTGGAGGTATCCAAGGCAATGGGGTTAA